ATCTAATAATTAGCATTTCATACAAGCGCCACAATACAAAATTTTGCATTTTCTTCACAAGGCTGGGTAAAAGTCTAGGTTTGAAAGGTTAAGCTGGTTAGCTAGAAATAGTATATATGTATTTTGCCTAACCCCTTTAACCCGTCTAACCCAAAAATAATTCCAAAGCGCTAGTATACAAAATACGCGTATTCTCAGCACATTGGTGGATTTTGCTACTTTCATTGTGCGGAATTGCATTACAGCGTAAGTTTGCATGATTATAGAAAATTATATAGCATTCATAACACTGGCATAGTATTGTCTATGGAGGGGAATTATGGAGGTTTCTCTTAAAGCAAAAATGATTGAATTGATGAAACAAGACCGCAAAAGGGAATATCTTAACCTATGTATTCAAGACTATGCACAAGCTGTGTCCATCATCCAGGGACTATATCCAGAATTGTATCGGTCAAAGGATCCTTTTGATAGTCTGTACGATAAGGCTATGGAAAAGAAAAAGCAAGGGAATACAGATGATGAAATTCGAATACTAGAGACCGCGGTTGCTGATAATTCTAGAATGCCATATTGCTACGAACGATTGGCAATATTGTATTCCAAAGCTAAAGATTATAAGCAAGCATATGAAGTTTGTATAAAGTGGTTCAATTCTGATTTTTGGAAAATTCCTAATTCATCCACTACTAGTCTGCGTCTGCTCGATCGTCTGGAGAAACTGAAAGCTAAGATATAAATGCTAGACTTCCAGTTCTAGACTGGGCAAGTTAGCAGTAGTAACTAGCCAATATTACAGTATTTGGGGAAAGTAGTAGCGAATTTCCCAGCCATTTCTACCATCCATTTGTAAGCTTCTCTCCATTCCCCTCGTGATTTTAGCTTTATATTATTGTTTCGTATATGAGCACCTGAAGCTTTGGCTTTAGGATTTTCCTGCCATGCTAATTTAAGGTCTAGTTCTTCTTCAATTGCTGACCTATTTTGAAATACACTATGGTACAAGTCTTTGTTATTCGGTATGTAAAATTCGCATCGTATAAAGTTCTGCCCAAAGGATACGGTTAATGATAAATATGCTTGCGTACTAGGGATATCCTTCAATGTTATATCATACCAATGCTGAGGTTGTGGCTTTTTACTTCGTAAATTAACATGATTGTTCTGAAGATAGGCATTAAAATCGGTCCAGAATTCTAATTGAAGCTTATTGGTTTCAGTTAATTCATTAATGCCAAATTCCTTAACCGTTTTTGACCAGTTATTTGGGGAGCATATTATCTGAAACTTTGGGGCAGGTCGAGAGTCCCCAATTTTCCAAACCTCCATCTTCACAAGGAAGATATTTACACTATTGTCCGTTTTTTCATTAAGCCAATCAATTGCCTTGCGATGCTCCTCTCTTACATCACTACATATCCAAACTAATATGCCTGCATCATAACCAGAACCGTAAGTAAATAACTTGCCAAAATGGTCGTGGTCTGTTTGTCCTAACTGGTTTTCAATAATAACCATCCGTTCCGTCTTGTCTTCTTTTGCTAGGATATCTGCTGAGAACCTGCCCACATTCGCTTCAATACGCTCTAGCTGCATACTTATGCCGATTTCGGTAGCGAGTATAGATAAATTTTCTTCTTTGCTCAACCAGTGGGTAAAGTCAGTGGCTTCGCGTTTCCAGATCTCACGTAAATTGACCTTTTCTAATTTACCAAGCT
This genomic stretch from Dehalococcoidales bacterium harbors:
- a CDS encoding DUF4268 domain-containing protein translates to MAMEMQLGKLEKVNLREIWKREATDFTHWLSKEENLSILATEIGISMQLERIEANVGRFSADILAKEDKTERMVIIENQLGQTDHDHFGKLFTYGSGYDAGILVWICSDVREEHRKAIDWLNEKTDNSVNIFLVKMEVWKIGDSRPAPKFQIICSPNNWSKTVKEFGINELTETNKLQLEFWTDFNAYLQNNHVNLRSKKPQPQHWYDITLKDIPSTQAYLSLTVSFGQNFIRCEFYIPNNKDLYHSVFQNRSAIEEELDLKLAWQENPKAKASGAHIRNNNIKLKSRGEWREAYKWMVEMAGKFATTFPKYCNIG